The following are encoded in a window of Mycoplasmopsis bovis PG45 genomic DNA:
- a CDS encoding S8 family peptidase, protein MNSLLVLKGEFDSKPNPSKLGKPRLSAKKQLKLDHIKKLLNQLNDVYNFWKKQTLKIDALINVKYYSIAAKSKRITKLFYSTIKENNNKVVGVSLIDDYENNNAKQKHLITYYIEKNILKNAINNVSIIVDKLEQNNINVITNDLLDQISNHQIDILAKGLSKTQICSIVVDLSHIEEFSVKTTHIDLNNEKIVTLYDVNLDVIELLKELDIHFNTQNKIDKNTFYLDGELYNLLKEKAPFLISMAVEDLNEIDWKYDDYNLVSNNDVITIPDPTIEPIVGVIDTMFDERVYFSKWVEFKKEISDDIPLSQEDYIHGTAVTSIIVDGPSFNKDLEDNCGRFRVRHFGVAKKRQNSTLTLYNKIKTIVESNKDIKVWNLSLGSNLEIDKNSISVMGYLLDELQYKNDVIFIVAGTNKKLDELDPKRIGSPADSINAIVVNSVDDKDNPTNYSRKGPVLHFFNKPDVSYYGGTSDRPIRTCTANGVYYIFGTSFAAPWITRKVAYLIHKLKFSKEEAKALIIHSAIPNKNDSNIVGNGVVPRKINDIVESKNHEIKVLLSSYTKEYHTYNYEFPVPIYNNAFPFTTKATLVYFADTNRNQGIDYTKNELDFQFGSMKKENDRLEIIPLNENKQSYHDEGVYINEQEARKEFSKWNTVKIIEKKETTNGGKSRTAIKVKDNLKFWGIRITKKDRLGIENKEKIKFSVVITLKDLDKTKNRLENFISLCQSSQRWYVKKVKIDNEINIFSKSNEQIEFNS, encoded by the coding sequence ATGAATTCATTATTAGTTTTAAAAGGGGAATTTGATTCAAAACCTAATCCTTCAAAGCTAGGTAAACCAAGATTAAGCGCCAAAAAGCAGTTGAAATTAGATCATATTAAAAAGCTATTAAATCAATTGAATGATGTTTATAATTTTTGAAAAAAACAAACTTTAAAAATTGATGCTTTAATAAACGTTAAATACTATTCAATAGCTGCAAAAAGTAAAAGAATAACTAAATTATTTTACTCAACAATAAAAGAGAATAATAATAAAGTAGTTGGTGTTAGTTTGATTGATGATTATGAAAATAACAATGCAAAACAAAAACATTTAATAACTTATTATATTGAAAAAAATATTCTAAAAAATGCAATTAATAATGTTTCTATAATAGTTGATAAGCTAGAACAAAATAACATTAATGTTATAACTAACGATTTACTAGACCAAATTTCAAATCACCAAATTGACATTTTAGCAAAAGGTTTATCTAAAACCCAAATTTGCTCTATAGTTGTAGATTTGTCACATATTGAAGAATTCAGTGTTAAAACTACTCATATCGATTTAAATAATGAAAAAATAGTAACCTTATATGATGTTAACCTTGATGTAATCGAATTATTAAAAGAACTAGACATTCATTTTAATACACAAAATAAAATTGATAAAAATACATTTTATTTAGACGGTGAGCTATACAATTTATTAAAAGAAAAGGCACCATTTCTAATATCAATGGCAGTTGAAGATCTAAATGAAATAGATTGAAAATATGATGATTACAACTTAGTTTCTAATAATGATGTTATAACAATACCAGATCCCACAATAGAACCCATTGTTGGAGTTATAGATACAATGTTTGATGAGAGAGTTTATTTTTCAAAATGAGTAGAATTTAAAAAGGAAATTTCAGATGATATACCTTTATCACAAGAAGATTATATTCACGGAACGGCTGTAACTTCTATTATTGTTGATGGACCATCATTTAATAAAGATTTAGAGGATAATTGCGGTAGATTTAGAGTACGACATTTTGGTGTTGCTAAAAAAAGACAAAACAGCACTTTAACTCTCTATAATAAAATAAAAACTATTGTTGAAAGCAATAAGGATATTAAAGTTTGGAATTTATCTCTAGGTTCAAATTTAGAGATTGATAAAAATTCAATATCAGTTATGGGTTATTTATTAGATGAGTTGCAATATAAAAATGATGTAATTTTTATAGTTGCAGGAACTAATAAAAAATTAGATGAATTAGATCCAAAAAGAATAGGTTCTCCAGCAGATTCCATAAATGCAATAGTTGTGAACTCAGTTGATGATAAAGATAATCCTACAAATTACTCTAGAAAAGGGCCTGTTTTACATTTTTTTAATAAACCTGATGTAAGTTATTATGGTGGCACCAGTGATAGACCAATAAGAACTTGTACGGCCAATGGAGTCTATTACATTTTTGGTACTTCATTTGCAGCGCCATGAATAACAAGAAAAGTTGCTTATCTTATTCATAAATTAAAATTTTCAAAAGAGGAAGCCAAGGCTTTAATAATCCATTCTGCAATACCTAATAAAAATGATAGCAATATAGTAGGGAATGGTGTAGTACCTAGAAAAATAAATGACATTGTTGAGTCTAAAAATCATGAAATTAAAGTACTTTTATCATCCTATACAAAGGAATATCATACTTATAATTATGAATTTCCAGTTCCTATTTATAATAATGCTTTTCCATTTACCACAAAGGCGACATTAGTCTATTTTGCTGATACTAATAGAAATCAAGGTATTGACTATACCAAAAACGAGCTAGACTTTCAGTTTGGATCAATGAAAAAAGAAAATGATAGATTAGAAATAATACCATTAAATGAAAATAAACAATCTTACCATGACGAAGGTGTTTACATTAATGAGCAAGAGGCAAGAAAAGAATTTTCAAAATGAAACACAGTTAAAATTATAGAAAAAAAAGAAACCACCAATGGTGGCAAATCTAGAACAGCAATAAAAGTGAAAGATAATCTCAAATTTTGAGGTATCAGAATAACCAAAAAAGATAGATTAGGCATTGAAAATAAAGAAAAAATAAAATTTAGTGTTGTAATAACATTAAAAGACTTAGATAAAACAAAAAACCGTTTAGAAAACTTTATAAGTCTATGTCAGTCTAGTCAAAGATGATATGTTAAAAAAGTTAAAATTGATAATGAAATTAATATTTTTTCTAAATCAAATGAACAAATAGAATTTAATTCTTAA
- a CDS encoding ATP-binding protein, with the protein MKKANILNLIQYHIEENDIAFRKEAHLIAEEFYRMHDDELGEYILSMLRGANNFVPQLMSDITIPFAEKVQLQTNLEPLPLPKKISEDIMGIINAINRKALINKFLFQGPPGTGKTESAKQIARILNRDLFIIDSNNIIDSHLGQTGKNISELFAAINNISLPEKVIICFDEIDALALERVDQKDVREMGRVTTSILKALDNLNENIILIATTNLFKHFDRALSRRFDLVLNFNRYQRQDLIDISEIILKYYTQKVANIKSELKLFRKIISLMDDIPLPGELKNIIKSAIYLSDPNCEYDYLKRLYKQIANDPYDLKKLKKHNFTVREIEILTGISKSSAALKLRGK; encoded by the coding sequence ATGAAAAAAGCTAATATATTAAATTTAATACAATACCATATAGAGGAAAATGATATAGCCTTTAGAAAGGAAGCACACTTAATTGCTGAAGAATTTTATAGAATGCATGATGATGAACTAGGCGAATATATTTTATCAATGTTGCGCGGTGCTAACAATTTTGTGCCTCAATTAATGTCGGATATAACAATTCCTTTTGCTGAAAAAGTTCAATTACAAACAAATTTAGAACCACTTCCTCTTCCAAAAAAAATATCTGAAGACATTATGGGGATAATAAACGCAATAAATCGTAAAGCTTTAATAAATAAATTTTTATTTCAAGGTCCTCCAGGAACTGGTAAGACAGAAAGCGCGAAACAAATAGCAAGAATATTAAACCGAGATTTATTTATTATTGATTCAAATAATATTATAGATTCTCATTTAGGACAAACTGGAAAAAACATTTCTGAGTTATTTGCTGCAATCAATAATATTTCTTTGCCTGAAAAAGTTATTATTTGTTTTGATGAAATAGATGCTCTTGCTTTAGAACGTGTTGATCAAAAAGATGTAAGAGAAATGGGTAGGGTAACTACAAGTATTTTAAAAGCTTTAGATAATTTAAATGAAAATATTATTCTTATAGCTACAACTAATTTGTTTAAACATTTTGATAGAGCATTAAGTAGAAGATTTGACTTAGTTTTAAATTTTAACAGATATCAAAGACAAGATCTTATCGATATCAGTGAAATTATTTTAAAATACTATACTCAAAAAGTTGCAAATATAAAAAGTGAGCTTAAATTATTTAGAAAAATTATTTCTTTAATGGATGATATTCCTCTCCCAGGCGAATTGAAAAACATTATTAAATCAGCAATTTATTTAAGTGATCCTAATTGTGAATACGATTATTTAAAAAGGCTATATAAACAAATTGCAAATGATCCATATGATTTAAAAAAATTGAAAAAACACAATTTTACAGTTAGAGAAATTGAGATATTAACAGGTATTTCAAAAAGTAGTGCAGCCTTGAAATTAAGGGGAAAATAA
- a CDS encoding transposase — protein sequence MAIPVEIRQVERPKNTVVKNYFGKFKVVKRTSKYVNGKAIPKDLAIVGEIVDYKFVPFETPVPVGTRSKKNQEKTDIKDYGNIAIFTKNSNDILEKLLTHFDSSTAYKLYVIAILRCAYPKAVNRDLKFYYETSFMSELFKKVGLSESLLPDFFEKTGRAYSNIHNFMLDRINEFKGRVQIIDGTLKSYNSDEATFSQWSRKGKVKDSENFTLLYTCDLYTKEPIYHRPYQGNMLDSTIFEDFLENVPSTGEILIADKGFRTKAITELLEQNKNVKYLLPLKRNTTLIRAEKLDENLAPVKIKDKQLLGSKKQIDGKFFYLFKDLEIAGKESVGNYQKHLKRNTFNIDEFNKNNQFFGVIVFESNVDLSLEDVYTLYDQRWEIEEMFNFYKNILELSKTRVHSEMKVYTTEFINYLSLIIATKVKNNLIKLNLHQNYSFRQIIEYLRSYKVEVINDTEWKKRKVLKYVQDLAELLEI from the coding sequence ATGGCAATTCCAGTTGAAATAAGACAAGTTGAAAGACCTAAAAACACAGTTGTAAAGAACTACTTTGGAAAATTTAAAGTTGTTAAAAGAACCAGCAAATATGTGAATGGAAAAGCAATTCCAAAAGATTTGGCAATCGTTGGCGAAATAGTAGATTACAAATTTGTTCCTTTTGAAACACCTGTCCCAGTAGGTACAAGATCTAAGAAAAATCAAGAAAAAACTGATATAAAAGACTATGGTAACATAGCAATTTTTACAAAAAATAGCAATGATATTTTGGAAAAATTACTAACACATTTTGATTCATCAACAGCTTACAAATTATATGTAATTGCTATTCTTAGATGTGCCTATCCAAAAGCCGTTAATCGTGATTTAAAGTTTTACTATGAAACTTCATTTATGTCTGAATTATTTAAAAAGGTTGGTTTATCTGAATCATTATTACCTGACTTCTTTGAAAAAACTGGTAGAGCATATTCAAATATACACAACTTCATGTTAGACAGAATAAATGAGTTCAAAGGTAGAGTACAAATTATTGATGGCACACTTAAATCTTATAATTCAGATGAAGCAACTTTTTCTCAATGATCAAGAAAAGGCAAGGTTAAAGATAGCGAAAATTTTACCTTACTTTACACTTGTGACTTATATACCAAAGAGCCAATTTATCACAGACCATACCAAGGAAATATGCTGGATTCGACTATTTTTGAGGACTTTTTGGAAAATGTGCCTAGCACTGGGGAAATATTAATTGCTGATAAAGGCTTTAGAACTAAAGCAATTACAGAGCTTTTAGAACAGAATAAAAATGTTAAGTATCTTTTGCCATTAAAGAGAAATACAACATTAATTAGAGCAGAAAAACTTGATGAAAACTTGGCTCCTGTAAAAATTAAAGATAAGCAATTACTAGGATCTAAAAAGCAAATAGATGGAAAGTTTTTTTATCTATTTAAAGACTTAGAAATAGCTGGCAAAGAAAGTGTTGGAAACTATCAAAAACATCTAAAAAGAAATACATTTAACATTGATGAATTCAATAAAAATAATCAATTTTTTGGTGTCATTGTTTTTGAATCCAATGTTGACCTTTCATTAGAGGATGTATACACACTATATGATCAAAGATGAGAAATTGAAGAAATGTTTAACTTTTACAAAAATATTTTGGAACTATCAAAAACAAGAGTTCATTCAGAAATGAAAGTTTACACAACAGAGTTTATAAACTACTTGTCGCTAATAATTGCTACAAAAGTTAAGAACAATTTAATAAAACTAAATCTTCATCAAAACTACTCATTCAGACAGATTATAGAATATTTGAGAAGTTACAAAGTTGAAGTAATAAATGATACAGAATGAAAAAAACGCAAGGTGTTGAAATATGTTCAAGACCTTGCGGAATTGTTAGAAATATAG
- a CDS encoding ATP-dependent DNA helicase, with product MEMKSFIGYIKEFTNNSDENWPVANFYILKTRKTIKISGNISRMLDKSLYKIEVSEIDDNSESANNIKTYKCNFYQSLTVIDNQTFFEYLKSDAFNKVADDDFINILKSYYESDDILKEILENKEKFLAIKRVQKCILESIFNKLKVVALQTEFIVNGLDLDVLVKLTELYNDSFDQIIKAIKNDLFEINFQHEITNLESIDKIFLHFNNDANNVVRIAYYLHYYCNQILNNKSSTYTSLENVKKCFYDENKFFIPAEQKEQIVNDAIKYALNKELLLIKEDKVYTTQTYNDEMTIASFLAKKSRVKKIGSYKFKKYIREIQKETNIENFKYDKSQINALRKFINNKFVVITGGPGTGKTTLIKGLVKLFKKVHPNESFKIATPTGRAAARIKESFKESNAVTIHKLLQYDDSTGKFRKNVFNPLDDGLLIIDETSMVDNNLFSHFISAIGEAKRVVFVGDIEQLPSIGIGNAFEDIIKSKKITTVELKSTHRQKVQSKITELAYMIRNNNFNITKLQETTENSDLKTIFVDNQKQCLNEIIKNYHINDSDKAGNDSDISYNIQIISPLNKGDLGIKKINNSIQEKFNKNKAKKLNANDYSFYEDDKVMYLKNQGDLSNGDIGVIKSISIGESKSKINAFFNKKEIQLNNADLSNLALCYACTVHKTQGSEFQKVILVLDPEISGSFINKKLVYTAITRAKKELVIIAGEQSFIKSINQRPAKRDTTLTEAIRLMYRKKEK from the coding sequence ATGGAAATGAAATCATTTATAGGTTATATAAAAGAATTTACTAATAATTCAGATGAAAACTGACCTGTTGCTAATTTTTATATTTTAAAGACAAGGAAAACTATTAAAATTAGTGGAAATATCAGCAGAATGCTAGATAAGAGTTTATATAAAATTGAAGTAAGTGAAATTGATGACAATTCAGAATCAGCAAATAATATTAAGACTTATAAATGTAATTTTTATCAATCATTAACTGTTATTGACAATCAAACTTTTTTTGAATATTTGAAATCTGATGCATTTAATAAAGTTGCTGATGATGATTTTATTAATATATTAAAATCATATTATGAATCAGATGATATCTTAAAAGAAATACTTGAAAATAAAGAAAAATTTCTAGCCATTAAGCGTGTACAAAAGTGTATTTTAGAAAGCATTTTTAATAAACTTAAGGTTGTTGCTTTGCAAACAGAATTTATTGTTAATGGTCTTGATTTAGATGTACTAGTTAAATTAACAGAACTATATAATGACTCGTTTGATCAAATAATAAAAGCAATTAAGAATGATTTATTTGAAATTAATTTTCAACATGAAATAACTAATTTAGAATCTATAGATAAAATCTTTTTGCACTTTAATAATGATGCAAATAATGTTGTGAGAATTGCTTATTATTTGCATTATTATTGCAACCAAATTCTAAATAATAAATCTAGTACTTATACAAGTTTAGAAAATGTAAAAAAATGTTTTTATGATGAAAATAAGTTTTTTATTCCTGCAGAGCAAAAAGAACAAATTGTTAATGATGCAATAAAGTATGCTTTAAATAAAGAACTGCTTTTAATTAAAGAAGACAAAGTTTATACAACTCAAACATATAATGATGAAATGACTATTGCTTCATTTTTAGCTAAAAAAAGCAGAGTTAAAAAAATTGGTTCTTATAAATTTAAAAAATATATACGAGAAATTCAAAAAGAAACAAACATAGAAAACTTTAAATATGATAAAAGCCAAATTAATGCATTAAGGAAATTTATTAATAATAAGTTTGTAGTAATCACCGGTGGGCCTGGAACTGGCAAAACTACTTTAATAAAAGGTTTAGTAAAACTATTTAAAAAAGTTCACCCAAATGAAAGTTTTAAAATAGCAACGCCAACAGGAAGAGCAGCCGCAAGAATTAAAGAGAGTTTTAAAGAATCTAATGCTGTAACTATTCATAAATTGTTGCAATATGATGATTCAACCGGTAAATTTAGAAAAAATGTATTCAATCCTTTGGATGATGGTTTATTAATTATTGATGAAACTTCAATGGTTGATAATAATTTATTTAGTCACTTTATTTCAGCTATTGGAGAGGCAAAAAGAGTAGTTTTTGTTGGTGACATAGAGCAATTACCAAGTATTGGAATTGGCAATGCATTTGAAGATATTATTAAATCTAAAAAAATAACAACTGTTGAATTAAAAAGCACACACCGTCAAAAAGTTCAAAGTAAGATTACTGAATTAGCTTATATGATTAGAAATAATAATTTCAATATTACAAAACTTCAAGAAACAACAGAAAATAGCGATTTAAAAACTATTTTTGTTGATAATCAAAAACAATGCTTAAATGAAATTATTAAAAATTATCATATTAATGATAGTGATAAAGCCGGTAATGATTCTGATATTTCATATAATATTCAAATTATCTCGCCTCTTAATAAGGGGGACTTAGGAATAAAAAAAATAAATAATAGTATCCAAGAAAAATTTAATAAAAATAAAGCCAAAAAATTAAATGCAAACGATTACTCATTTTATGAAGATGATAAAGTAATGTATCTAAAAAATCAAGGCGATTTATCTAATGGCGATATTGGAGTTATTAAAAGTATAAGTATAGGAGAGTCTAAAAGTAAAATAAATGCATTCTTTAACAAAAAGGAAATTCAGTTAAATAATGCCGATCTTAGTAATTTAGCTTTATGTTATGCTTGCACAGTTCATAAGACTCAAGGTAGCGAATTTCAAAAAGTAATCTTAGTGTTAGATCCAGAAATAAGTGGCTCCTTTATTAATAAAAAGTTGGTTTATACAGCTATAACTAGGGCTAAAAAAGAACTAGTTATTATTGCCGGCGAACAATCTTTTATTAAAAGTATTAATCAAAGACCAGCTAAAAGAGATACGACATTAACTGAAGCTATAAGACTAATGTATAGAAAAAAAGAAAAATAA
- a CDS encoding IS3 family transposase: MTLKELERHLNRFIDWYNNERMLKKFNYKTPHKLWMEFCKK, from the coding sequence ATGACGCTTAAGGAACTTGAGCGTCATCTAAATAGATTCATTGATTGGTATAATAATGAGCGAATGCTCAAGAAATTTAATTACAAAACTCCACATAAATTGTGAATGGAGTTTTGTAAAAAATAA
- a CDS encoding ribulose-phosphate 3-epimerase: MNKNNKYVTPSLLNVEPENRLNMANTLINEGIKWIHYDVMDGKFVPNFAIELNEIKNIHENSLKHFKDAHLMIENPLDYIDQYKDVVDIVTVHYEAIDPTKFLKFLKQKHHDYRLGIAIKPNTDVEKIKKFLPYIQLVLVMSVEPGKGGQKFIPTAIDKIKMLKQLRINNNYDYLIQVDGGINDTTGPECFKAGADACVAGTFMVSNPTKARINSILGVK; this comes from the coding sequence ATGAACAAAAATAACAAGTATGTAACCCCATCATTATTAAATGTTGAGCCAGAAAACAGGCTTAATATGGCAAATACTTTGATAAATGAAGGCATTAAATGAATACATTATGATGTAATGGACGGCAAATTTGTGCCAAATTTTGCAATTGAATTAAATGAAATTAAAAACATTCATGAAAACAGTTTAAAGCATTTTAAGGATGCTCATTTAATGATTGAAAATCCTTTAGATTATATAGATCAGTATAAAGATGTTGTTGATATTGTTACAGTGCACTATGAAGCAATTGATCCAACAAAATTTCTTAAGTTTTTGAAACAAAAACATCATGATTATAGGCTTGGAATAGCAATTAAACCAAATACTGATGTTGAAAAAATTAAAAAATTCTTACCTTATATTCAATTAGTTTTAGTAATGTCCGTTGAGCCTGGCAAAGGCGGTCAAAAATTCATTCCTACTGCAATAGATAAAATAAAAATGCTTAAGCAATTAAGGATAAATAACAATTATGATTATTTAATTCAAGTTGACGGGGGCATTAATGACACAACTGGACCAGAGTGCTTTAAAGCTGGTGCTGATGCTTGTGTTGCTGGAACTTTTATGGTTTCAAATCCAACTAAAGCAAGAATTAACAGCATTTTAGGGGTTAAATAA
- the rsgA gene encoding ribosome small subunit-dependent GTPase A, which yields MKGKIYSINSGIYSIKDENNNFHNLPALGIFRHKNIAPLVGDNVEFEIDRYITKIYERKNEFIRPKVANIDHIIIVMSLHEPEFQSFLVDKYMALIESANIEPILFITKTDLGANKYKNEYENLGYKVYELSYKTDEWVNNIKELFTNKTNVLMGQSGVGKTTLVNKITGSNFAVQSISKFANRGKHTTRIVQIVNVFDNGELIDTPGFSSLDINLSKQQLAYSYKQFKELGKFCKFKTCFHYNEPESFCNIKQAVRSNIIPQFRYNNYLKLLQEVENEQK from the coding sequence TTGAAAGGTAAAATTTATTCAATAAATTCAGGAATTTATTCAATCAAGGATGAAAATAATAATTTTCATAATTTGCCTGCTTTAGGCATTTTTAGGCATAAAAATATAGCTCCCTTAGTAGGTGATAATGTTGAATTTGAAATAGATAGATATATAACAAAAATATATGAAAGAAAAAATGAATTTATAAGACCTAAGGTTGCTAATATTGACCATATCATTATTGTTATGTCGCTTCATGAACCTGAGTTTCAAAGTTTTTTAGTTGATAAATATATGGCTTTAATTGAAAGCGCTAATATTGAGCCTATATTGTTTATTACTAAGACTGATTTAGGTGCTAATAAATATAAAAATGAATATGAAAACTTGGGATATAAAGTTTACGAATTATCCTATAAAACAGACGAATGAGTAAATAATATAAAAGAATTATTTACAAACAAAACTAACGTTTTAATGGGCCAAAGCGGTGTTGGCAAAACTACTTTAGTAAACAAAATTACTGGTAGTAATTTTGCTGTACAGTCAATTTCAAAGTTTGCCAACAGAGGCAAGCACACTACTAGAATTGTGCAAATTGTTAATGTCTTTGATAATGGCGAATTAATTGATACGCCTGGTTTTTCAAGCTTAGATATAAATTTATCTAAGCAGCAATTAGCCTATTCATACAAACAGTTCAAAGAGCTAGGAAAGTTTTGCAAGTTCAAAACTTGCTTTCATTATAATGAACCAGAGAGCTTTTGTAACATAAAACAAGCTGTCAGAAGCAACATTATCCCTCAATTTAGATATAATAATTATCTAAAGTTATTGCAAGAGGTTGAAAATGAACAAAAATAA
- a CDS encoding serine/threonine-protein kinase codes for MIIPSSSRVFKKYKVLSKIGEGGFSQVFKVQLLNSDTSANEVYALKYFLIRPESDKEVAINRFKQEIAILQKVKSDYFPYYIESYVGDDEQYVIMEYIDGKSLRELIKKNGSIIPTSAINYVRQICEAMQELHSNNIIHRDIKSNNIIVTSRNHIKILDFGLSLDPDSQRFTQASKVVGSVYYMAPELCRSDNEPTKKTDIYAIGILLYEMLTGKYPIEGKKANETLTLQKTMPMPKLTDKIETSQALENVIIKATAKDPFFRYSSAWEMAEDLKTALSEKRIFEKPIDSKRMKTKKTFTEIVNSKGFLVAMLIIFSLIILAVIVAIVVLSI; via the coding sequence ATGATAATACCATCAAGTAGTAGAGTATTTAAAAAGTATAAAGTGCTTTCTAAAATTGGCGAAGGAGGCTTTAGCCAAGTCTTTAAGGTTCAATTGCTTAATTCTGATACATCAGCAAATGAAGTATATGCACTTAAGTATTTTTTAATTAGGCCTGAAAGTGATAAAGAAGTTGCTATAAATCGTTTTAAGCAGGAAATAGCGATTTTACAGAAAGTAAAATCCGACTATTTTCCTTATTATATTGAATCATATGTTGGCGATGATGAGCAATATGTAATAATGGAATATATTGACGGCAAGAGCTTAAGAGAGTTAATTAAGAAAAATGGCTCAATTATTCCAACTAGTGCAATTAATTACGTAAGACAAATATGTGAAGCTATGCAAGAGCTTCATTCTAATAATATTATTCATCGTGATATTAAGAGCAATAATATAATTGTAACAAGCAGAAATCATATTAAAATACTAGACTTTGGCCTATCACTAGACCCTGATAGTCAAAGATTTACACAAGCATCTAAAGTTGTTGGCTCAGTTTACTATATGGCACCAGAACTTTGCCGTTCTGACAATGAACCAACTAAGAAAACTGATATTTATGCAATTGGAATACTACTTTATGAAATGCTAACAGGCAAGTATCCAATTGAAGGCAAAAAAGCTAATGAAACATTAACTTTGCAAAAAACAATGCCAATGCCAAAGTTAACTGACAAAATAGAAACATCACAAGCATTAGAGAATGTCATTATAAAAGCAACGGCTAAGGATCCATTTTTTAGATACTCAAGCGCCTGAGAAATGGCTGAAGACTTAAAAACAGCACTATCTGAAAAAAGAATATTTGAAAAGCCAATTGATTCTAAAAGAATGAAGACTAAAAAAACTTTTACAGAAATAGTTAATAGCAAAGGATTTTTAGTTGCTATGCTAATTATCTTTAGCTTAATCATTTTAGCGGTCATAGTTGCAATAGTTGTTTTATCAATATAA
- a CDS encoding PP2C family protein-serine/threonine phosphatase: MDFGRVSEKGTRRLENQDAVAILNNENCTVLLLCDGMGGHYGGAIASSTTVKVFKQRFDNNFPNSDENDSNIYIKWIRETISACKKEMTKIGDRDEAKLDMGTTVTGALVNSKYKFILIFNIGDSRTYILDNSDQITQATVDHNYLNQLISDGISEQEAKKSTNRFSLTSALGPTKNTRLDISTILSDDYNRVKAIISTSDGTHNFTSRNVMENMALRFKNAQEWCNQIVDFALKNNSNDNASCVIVALK; this comes from the coding sequence ATGGATTTTGGCAGAGTTAGTGAAAAAGGAACTAGACGGCTTGAAAATCAAGATGCTGTTGCAATTTTAAATAATGAAAATTGCACAGTTTTACTTTTATGTGACGGTATGGGCGGACATTATGGCGGTGCAATTGCTTCTAGTACAACTGTAAAAGTTTTTAAGCAACGTTTTGATAATAACTTTCCTAATTCTGATGAGAATGATTCTAATATTTACATAAAGTGGATAAGAGAAACTATTAGTGCATGCAAGAAAGAGATGACTAAAATAGGCGATCGTGATGAAGCTAAATTAGACATGGGAACCACAGTTACAGGCGCTTTGGTAAATTCAAAATATAAATTTATTCTAATTTTTAATATAGGTGATTCACGTACCTATATTTTAGATAATAGTGATCAAATTACTCAGGCAACAGTTGATCACAATTACTTAAATCAATTAATTTCTGATGGCATTTCTGAGCAAGAAGCTAAAAAAAGCACAAATAGATTTTCATTAACCTCTGCACTAGGTCCAACTAAAAATACCAGGCTTGATATTTCAACAATTTTATCAGATGACTATAACAGAGTCAAAGCAATTATTTCTACTAGTGATGGAACTCATAATTTTACATCTAGAAATGTGATGGAAAATATGGCACTAAGATTTAAAAATGCCCAGGAGTGATGCAATCAAATTGTTGATTTTGCTCTAAAAAATAATTCTAATGATAATGCATCATGCGTTATAGTAGCACTTAAGTAA